A portion of the Moraxella ovis genome contains these proteins:
- a CDS encoding CvpA family protein, with the protein MTALTESLTLIDVFIAFMVLMGLWRGFTAGFAKTAASLVAWLSALIIASRIAKEVSPFLAGFIENPVLQIAAAFLLVALGVVAVVHLLTSIITGALKTLKLGFVDRLLGGVLGAATGILKVLIILSIASPLLIHLPNWQQSILAQNLLPLAPIAMELLQEALGGAWQQIQNPYQSS; encoded by the coding sequence ATGACAGCACTTACCGAATCTCTAACGCTCATCGATGTTTTTATCGCCTTTATGGTGCTGATGGGTTTGTGGCGTGGCTTTACCGCTGGTTTTGCCAAGACAGCAGCGTCTTTGGTGGCGTGGCTGTCAGCACTTATCATCGCCTCACGCATCGCAAAGGAAGTGTCGCCATTTTTGGCGGGATTTATCGAAAATCCTGTGCTGCAGATCGCGGCTGCTTTTTTGTTGGTTGCGCTTGGTGTGGTTGCTGTGGTGCATCTTTTGACATCCATCATCACAGGCGCATTAAAGACCCTAAAGTTGGGCTTTGTGGATCGTCTGCTTGGTGGTGTATTGGGTGCGGCGACAGGCATTCTAAAAGTGCTCATCATTCTAAGTATCGCATCACCGCTATTGATACATCTGCCCAACTGGCAACAATCAATCTTAGCTCAAAATCTCTTACCACTTGCTCCGATCGCCATGGAGCTATTACAAGAAGCGCTGGGCGGTGCATGGCAACAAATCCAAAATCCCTACCAATCATCTTAA
- the ftsY gene encoding signal recognition particle-docking protein FtsY has product MSENQGWFSRMKQGLSKSSKNLTEGLMNVLVGGKEIDDELLEEVEDQLLVADIGVDATNRIIKSLTEQTARGDLIYSHSLYKALKKELVEILEPKVHPLQIDTSKKPFVILMVGVNGVGKTTTIGKLAKRLQGEGKSVMLAAGDTFRAAATEQLQIWGERNGIPVVAQGHGADSASVIFDAMQSARAKGIDVLIADTAGRLQNKIHLMNELEKVVRVMKKADETAPHETMIVLDAGTGQNAINQVQIFGEATPLSGITITKLDGTAKGGVVFNVAQNTDVPIRYIGVGERIDDLQAFDPNDFVDALFDEEQ; this is encoded by the coding sequence ATGAGCGAAAATCAAGGCTGGTTTAGCCGAATGAAACAAGGACTGTCTAAGTCTAGCAAAAACCTAACCGAAGGGCTGATGAATGTTCTGGTTGGGGGCAAGGAGATTGATGACGAGCTGCTGGAGGAAGTCGAGGATCAGCTCTTGGTGGCGGATATTGGTGTTGATGCCACGAATCGCATCATCAAGAGCTTAACCGAGCAGACGGCGCGTGGCGATTTGATCTATTCGCATTCATTATATAAAGCCCTAAAAAAAGAGCTGGTCGAGATTCTAGAGCCTAAAGTTCATCCTCTACAGATCGACACGTCAAAAAAACCATTCGTCATTCTCATGGTAGGCGTTAATGGTGTGGGCAAGACGACCACCATTGGCAAGCTCGCCAAGCGACTACAGGGCGAGGGTAAGTCGGTGATGCTCGCAGCGGGGGACACTTTCCGCGCTGCTGCAACCGAGCAGCTGCAGATCTGGGGCGAGCGTAATGGCATTCCTGTGGTTGCCCAAGGACATGGTGCTGACAGTGCTTCGGTCATCTTTGATGCCATGCAGTCAGCGCGCGCCAAAGGCATTGATGTGCTGATCGCAGATACAGCAGGACGCCTGCAGAATAAGATACATCTGATGAACGAACTAGAGAAAGTCGTACGCGTCATGAAGAAGGCAGATGAGACGGCGCCGCATGAGACGATGATCGTTCTAGATGCTGGCACAGGTCAAAACGCCATCAACCAAGTTCAGATATTTGGTGAGGCGACGCCATTGTCAGGCATTACCATCACTAAGCTAGACGGCACCGCCAAAGGGGGTGTGGTCTTTAACGTTGCTCAGAATACCGATGTGCCGATTCGCTATATTGGCGTGGGCGAGCGCATTGATGATTTGCAGGCATTTGATCCTAATGATTTTGTCGATGCGCTGTTTGATGAAGAGCAATAA
- the purF gene encoding amidophosphoribosyltransferase: protein MCGVIGVVAHEPVNQMLYDGLTMLQHRGQDAAGIVTLKDDRLYLRKDNGMVRDVFLNQHMVRLVGNFGIGHVRYPTAGTSSTAEAQPLYVNSPYGIALAHNGNLTNADKLAKEIYEGDHRHLNTDSDSEILLNVFANELQKSTKPNLEPDDIFHALKAVYQRCEGAYGVVAIIAGHGLLAFRDPNGIRPLVYGRRLTGQGVEYVVASESVAIQALGFEVVRDVAPGEAIFIDLHHNLHTKQCTEDVKHTPCIFEYVYFARPDSIIDNISVHKARMRMGEKLAQKIIREWGEDHGIDVVIPIPDTSRNSALELAMHLNVKYREGFTKNRYIGRTFIMPGQGQRKKSVRQKLNAVPLEFKNKNVLLVDDSIVRGTTCHEIIQMARDAGAKNVFFASAAPEVKFPNVYGIDMPSRHELISSGRTVEEVCEIIGADRLIFQDLNDLIEAVNNTKYSRVDEFDCSVFDGNYVAGGIDEKYLNDLQAKRNDAAKKTVTVVDTPVDMTGITGV from the coding sequence ATGTGTGGCGTAATCGGCGTTGTGGCGCATGAACCAGTAAATCAGATGCTGTATGATGGCTTAACCATGCTGCAGCATCGTGGACAAGATGCGGCAGGGATTGTCACCTTAAAAGACGATCGTCTATACCTACGTAAAGACAATGGCATGGTGCGCGATGTCTTTTTGAATCAGCACATGGTGCGCTTGGTGGGTAATTTTGGTATTGGCCATGTGCGCTACCCAACGGCAGGCACATCAAGTACGGCAGAGGCTCAGCCGTTGTATGTAAACTCGCCTTATGGCATTGCGCTGGCGCATAATGGCAACCTAACCAACGCTGATAAGCTTGCCAAAGAGATCTATGAGGGTGATCATCGTCATCTAAATACCGATTCGGATTCGGAAATTCTTTTGAATGTTTTTGCCAATGAACTCCAAAAATCTACGAAGCCGAACCTTGAGCCTGATGATATTTTCCATGCACTAAAAGCGGTCTATCAGCGCTGTGAAGGTGCGTACGGTGTGGTTGCCATCATCGCAGGTCATGGTCTGCTTGCGTTCCGTGATCCGAATGGCATTCGTCCTCTGGTCTATGGTCGTCGCCTGACAGGTCAGGGGGTGGAGTATGTTGTGGCATCGGAATCGGTCGCGATTCAGGCGCTTGGCTTCGAAGTGGTTCGCGATGTGGCGCCAGGCGAAGCGATCTTTATTGACTTACATCACAACCTACACACCAAGCAATGTACTGAAGACGTTAAACACACACCTTGTATCTTTGAGTATGTTTACTTTGCACGCCCTGATTCGATCATTGATAACATCTCAGTGCACAAGGCGCGCATGCGTATGGGTGAGAAGCTTGCCCAAAAAATCATCCGCGAGTGGGGCGAGGATCACGGCATCGATGTCGTCATCCCTATTCCTGATACGTCTCGTAATTCAGCGCTTGAGCTTGCTATGCATCTGAATGTCAAATATCGTGAGGGCTTTACCAAGAACCGTTATATCGGCCGTACATTCATCATGCCAGGGCAAGGTCAGCGTAAAAAATCTGTCCGTCAGAAGCTAAATGCCGTACCACTTGAATTTAAAAATAAAAACGTTCTACTGGTGGATGATTCTATCGTGCGTGGCACAACTTGTCATGAAATCATTCAAATGGCGCGTGATGCGGGTGCAAAAAATGTATTCTTCGCCTCTGCTGCACCAGAAGTGAAATTCCCGAACGTCTATGGTATTGACATGCCATCTCGTCATGAGTTGATCTCATCAGGCCGCACAGTGGAGGAGGTTTGCGAGATCATCGGTGCGGATCGCCTAATTTTCCAAGATTTGAATGATCTGATCGAAGCGGTAAATAATACCAAGTACAGCCGTGTTGATGAGTTTGACTGTTCTGTTTTTGATGGTAATTATGTTGCAGGTGGTATTGATGAAAAATACCTAAATGACCTGCAAGCCAAGCGTAATGACGCCGCCAAAAAGACCGTAACCGTCGTGGATACGCCTGTGGACATGACCGGCATCACTGGTGTGTAA
- a CDS encoding M16 family metallopeptidase: protein MKIKYLTLGILLSMTSLAHASDHAATTPIDFSQPLPKLDSLENIKQAEFHLPNFERFQAAGNVPVIFTKLDGLPMVDISVEFRAGSAHDGKIRPDAQGIANMTATLLTKGTKTLDEEAFLLKRDSLGIQLDAGAGKDSFGVSLRSLSDEETLNGALDLMKQMLTEPAFDESVLARNKETLKNTLRQNEQNPNYIANRTYTQALFKDHPYGTLTTGDIESVDQLTRNDLNTYMDKFLVRQNATITITGNLSQERARQIANDIASSLPNGTASSAIATPTNPTKAHIHVPHDSTQTSIIIGHLAPKFATNEQEFIQKTQFDLANNALAGGSFNARLMDEIREKRGYTYGIYGRSTSLKNAGSYQISFSTASNQAINAINDTLQVVNDTISQGIREDELNLIKNQQTHRYPMSFASNAAIHSMATTLNLHNLPDSYATDEIKHIQSTELDDANQALKSTIKPDDFIIVTVGQDKPDLSHLFKE, encoded by the coding sequence ATGAAAATCAAATACTTGACTCTTGGTATATTACTTAGCATGACTAGTCTTGCCCACGCAAGCGATCATGCAGCTACGACACCCATTGATTTTAGTCAGCCTTTGCCCAAACTTGATAGCTTAGAAAATATCAAGCAGGCAGAATTTCATCTACCGAACTTTGAGCGATTCCAGGCTGCTGGGAATGTACCTGTTATTTTTACAAAATTAGACGGCTTACCGATGGTGGATATCAGCGTCGAATTTCGTGCAGGGTCAGCTCATGATGGCAAGATTCGCCCAGACGCACAAGGCATCGCCAACATGACCGCCACACTCCTAACCAAAGGTACAAAAACTCTCGATGAAGAAGCCTTCTTATTAAAAAGAGACAGTCTAGGCATACAGCTAGATGCAGGGGCTGGTAAGGACAGCTTTGGCGTATCGCTGCGCAGCCTGTCCGACGAAGAGACACTCAATGGCGCCCTTGATCTGATGAAGCAGATGCTGACAGAGCCTGCCTTTGATGAATCGGTATTGGCTCGCAATAAAGAAACCCTAAAAAACACCCTTAGACAAAATGAACAAAACCCAAACTACATCGCGAACCGTACTTATACCCAAGCGCTATTCAAAGACCATCCCTATGGCACGCTTACCACAGGCGACATCGAATCCGTGGACCAGCTGACTCGTAATGACCTAAACACCTACATGGATAAGTTCTTGGTACGTCAAAATGCCACCATCACCATCACTGGCAATCTTAGCCAGGAACGTGCACGCCAGATCGCCAACGACATCGCAAGCAGCCTACCAAATGGCACAGCATCTAGCGCGATAGCCACACCGACTAATCCGACCAAAGCTCACATACACGTGCCGCATGACAGCACCCAGACGAGCATCATCATCGGACATCTCGCCCCAAAATTCGCCACCAATGAGCAAGAATTCATCCAAAAAACGCAGTTTGATCTGGCAAATAATGCCCTAGCAGGCGGTAGCTTCAATGCGCGTCTGATGGATGAGATTCGTGAAAAACGCGGCTACACCTACGGCATCTACGGTCGAAGCACATCGCTTAAGAATGCCGGCAGTTATCAAATCAGCTTCTCAACCGCCAGCAATCAAGCTATCAATGCCATCAATGACACCCTACAAGTAGTTAATGACACGATCAGCCAAGGCATCCGCGAAGATGAGCTAAATCTGATAAAAAACCAACAAACCCATCGCTATCCAATGAGCTTTGCCAGTAATGCCGCCATTCATAGCATGGCAACGACGCTAAACTTGCATAATCTCCCTGACAGCTATGCAACCGATGAAATCAAACACATCCAAAGCACAGAATTAGACGACGCCAATCAAGCGCTTAAAAGCACCATCAAGCCCGATGATTTTATCATCGTAACAGTGGGTCAAGATAAGCCTGATTTATCTCATTTATTCAAAGAATAA
- a CDS encoding M16 family metallopeptidase, giving the protein MFLRTKLSMAMIVGALSLTACQSLPSDTALASQTTPVKQTNYYEATLDNGLHIVIKKDTRAPIAMTQLWYKVGSNDEPIGKGGMSHFLEHMMFKDNAHLKRTEFNRLISEFGGQNNAFTSDTHTAYYELFPASYYPLAMQIESFRMQDLHLKDSEVATEKEVIKEERRQRTEDNPLSKAYEEFIALSQPDSPKFRPVIGSMADIENLSTADLQAWYDTYYAPNNATLVVVGDVDYDEVINTAKKYFGDKKAINIPERVMPTQPTHQGYRHATTEQAVKLPSLMMAYNVPSITTSDKQTAHALSLFQYALDGDMSSYFERVLVREKQLFSQIYASYDAFDRGDGLFFIQAVPRQGVDLQTAEQAILDVIDAAKNTPITDQQMTRITTSLLSELTFAQDSITAQAQIIGGLANMGLPVDSYDRLPEDLKQIHPAKVQEVAKHYLTKDNLTTLYILPKDNDSDDQSTQ; this is encoded by the coding sequence ATGTTTTTAAGAACCAAACTTAGCATGGCGATGATTGTGGGTGCATTATCGCTCACCGCCTGCCAAAGCTTACCAAGCGACACCGCATTAGCCTCACAAACTACCCCAGTCAAACAAACCAACTATTACGAAGCCACCCTAGATAACGGACTGCACATTGTCATCAAAAAAGACACTCGCGCACCAATCGCCATGACACAGCTGTGGTATAAAGTCGGCTCAAATGATGAGCCCATCGGCAAAGGCGGTATGTCGCATTTCTTAGAACACATGATGTTCAAAGATAATGCACACCTTAAACGCACGGAATTTAACCGCCTCATCTCAGAGTTTGGCGGTCAAAATAACGCCTTCACCTCAGATACGCACACGGCTTATTACGAATTATTTCCTGCCAGCTATTATCCGCTCGCCATGCAGATAGAATCATTTCGTATGCAGGATCTACACCTAAAAGACAGCGAAGTCGCCACCGAAAAAGAGGTCATCAAAGAAGAACGTCGCCAACGCACTGAGGATAACCCTCTATCTAAGGCTTATGAAGAATTTATCGCGCTAAGTCAGCCAGACAGCCCAAAATTCCGCCCCGTCATCGGTAGCATGGCAGACATCGAGAATCTTAGCACGGCAGATCTACAGGCGTGGTACGACACCTATTATGCACCGAATAATGCCACGCTCGTGGTCGTCGGCGATGTCGATTATGATGAAGTCATCAACACCGCCAAAAAATATTTTGGTGACAAAAAAGCCATCAACATCCCAGAGCGCGTCATGCCCACGCAGCCCACCCATCAAGGTTATCGCCATGCAACCACTGAGCAAGCAGTAAAATTACCCTCACTCATGATGGCGTATAATGTGCCATCCATCACCACCAGCGATAAACAAACAGCACACGCCCTGTCTTTATTCCAGTATGCGCTAGATGGCGACATGTCGAGTTATTTTGAGCGTGTGTTGGTGCGCGAAAAGCAGCTATTTAGCCAGATTTATGCTTCTTATGATGCCTTTGATCGTGGCGATGGTCTGTTTTTTATTCAGGCTGTACCTAGACAAGGTGTCGATCTACAGACAGCAGAACAAGCGATCTTAGATGTGATTGATGCCGCCAAGAACACACCGATTACCGACCAGCAGATGACGCGCATCACCACATCGTTACTGTCTGAGCTGACTTTCGCCCAAGACAGCATTACCGCTCAGGCGCAGATCATCGGGGGGCTTGCCAACATGGGTCTGCCTGTGGACAGTTATGACAGACTACCCGAAGACCTAAAGCAAATTCACCCCGCAAAGGTGCAAGAAGTCGCCAAGCATTATCTCACCAAAGACAACCTAACGACATTATACATACTGCCTAAAGACAACGATTCGGACGATCAATCCACTCAATAA
- a CDS encoding lytic murein transglycosylase: MKPALALTVLSAAVLTACNNTAPVKQPPIKIVHGTSMPQPAPMPKPVVIPPPQPAPQVQMPTARYYANFDEWKRDFINRTIAQGYEAGSVHRLMSGASLNQRVIDLDRSQAEFTKMPWEYVNGAASSNRVNQGRAKISQYPTTFNNAQNNYGVPKEIVAAIWGMESSFGAGMGSMDLVSALSTLAYDGRRRQFAEDQLIAMLKMINRGDASISQLKGSWAGGMGHTQFIPSTWMNEGIDGNNDGQISPWSIGDSLNSTASYLKNAGWIVGLMPYYEVRLPANFDYHLLENKQSLDAWRQLGLTSASGEYFGGQYLSELWLPAGKNGPALLLTPNFDVIKVYNNSSSYALGVSLLAKRIGGGSGLVASWPTYEEPLSRTQIQILQRNLTAQGFDTGGVDGVAGSNTRRAFAKWQSANGQVPDGFISQNTARNLIW; encoded by the coding sequence GTGAAACCGGCCCTTGCTCTAACTGTGCTGTCTGCAGCAGTATTAACCGCATGTAATAACACAGCGCCAGTTAAGCAGCCACCCATCAAAATCGTACATGGCACCAGCATGCCACAGCCTGCACCGATGCCCAAGCCTGTGGTGATACCACCGCCACAGCCTGCACCGCAAGTTCAAATGCCAACGGCGCGTTATTATGCTAATTTTGATGAATGGAAACGCGATTTTATCAATCGCACCATCGCCCAAGGCTATGAGGCGGGCTCAGTTCATCGCCTGATGAGCGGCGCAAGCTTGAATCAAAGAGTAATTGATCTTGATCGTTCTCAGGCTGAATTTACCAAGATGCCTTGGGAATATGTCAATGGCGCAGCATCGTCGAATCGCGTCAATCAAGGACGCGCTAAAATCAGCCAGTATCCAACCACTTTCAATAACGCCCAAAACAACTACGGTGTTCCAAAAGAGATCGTCGCAGCGATCTGGGGCATGGAGTCTTCATTTGGTGCAGGCATGGGCAGCATGGATCTGGTCAGCGCCTTATCGACCTTGGCTTATGATGGACGTCGCCGCCAGTTTGCAGAAGATCAGTTGATCGCCATGTTAAAAATGATCAACCGCGGTGATGCATCTATTAGTCAGCTAAAAGGTTCGTGGGCAGGCGGTATGGGTCACACACAATTCATCCCAAGCACTTGGATGAATGAAGGTATTGATGGTAATAATGACGGTCAAATCAGCCCGTGGAGTATTGGCGATTCACTAAACTCTACTGCAAGCTACCTAAAAAATGCCGGCTGGATCGTGGGTCTGATGCCGTATTATGAAGTAAGATTGCCTGCTAATTTTGATTATCATTTACTTGAAAACAAACAAAGCCTTGACGCATGGCGACAGCTGGGTCTGACTTCAGCAAGCGGTGAATATTTTGGCGGTCAATATCTGTCAGAGTTGTGGCTGCCCGCAGGTAAAAATGGACCCGCGCTACTACTAACGCCGAACTTCGATGTCATCAAAGTCTATAATAATTCATCAAGCTACGCATTAGGGGTTTCATTACTGGCGAAACGCATTGGCGGTGGCAGTGGGCTGGTGGCATCATGGCCAACTTATGAAGAGCCGCTGTCTCGCACCCAAATCCAAATCCTACAAAGAAACCTAACCGCTCAAGGCTTTGATACTGGCGGTGTTGATGGTGTGGCAGGCTCTAATACGCGCCGAGCTTTTGCCAAATGGCAGTCAGCCAACGGACAAGTTCCTGATGGGTTCATCAGCCAGAACACCGCGCGTAATTTGATCTGGTAA
- a CDS encoding Na+/H+ antiporter family protein, with the protein MNAVLIAVIVMVGLSLARVHVVLSLIIGALVGGLMAGLGVADSLNAFQEGIKNGAQIALSYAILGAFAMAIAHSGAPKLLADSLTARLNGAGATGAVKWALFGIIFVMAVFSQNLIPIHIAFIPLIVPPLLLLFNRLQVDRRLVACIITFGLVNTYMFIPYGFGDIFLNQIILKNVGDAGMDTTGVSIMQIMMIPALGMLLGLLTAIFISYRKPRVYKNIQVQTSQEPDNTASDKPSTYRAVVALIAIVIAFVAHLYTDSLLIGSMAGFAVFMASGVVKWREADGVFNDGIKMMAMIGFIMISAQGFAEVMKATGQIDALVAGAMDIFGGNKGVAALVMLIIGLVVTLGIGSSFSTVPILAAIYVPLCMAMGFSMPATVALITTAGVLGDAGSPASDSTLGPTMGLNIDGQHDHIKDTVIPTFVHYNIPLIIFGWIAAMVL; encoded by the coding sequence ATGAATGCAGTATTGATTGCTGTTATTGTCATGGTCGGTCTGTCATTGGCACGCGTGCATGTCGTGCTAAGCTTAATCATCGGCGCGCTCGTTGGTGGTTTGATGGCAGGGCTTGGCGTGGCAGACAGCTTAAACGCCTTCCAAGAAGGTATCAAAAATGGCGCGCAAATCGCGCTTTCCTATGCGATCTTAGGTGCGTTTGCGATGGCAATCGCTCATTCAGGCGCGCCAAAGTTGCTTGCGGACAGTCTGACCGCACGCCTAAATGGTGCTGGCGCAACTGGTGCGGTGAAATGGGCGTTATTTGGGATTATCTTTGTGATGGCGGTGTTTAGTCAGAACTTGATTCCTATTCACATTGCTTTTATTCCGCTGATTGTGCCGCCGCTGCTGTTACTATTTAATCGCTTGCAGGTGGACAGGCGATTGGTGGCGTGTATTATCACCTTTGGTCTGGTGAACACTTATATGTTCATCCCTTATGGTTTTGGTGATATCTTCTTGAACCAAATTATCCTAAAAAATGTCGGCGATGCAGGCATGGATACCACAGGCGTATCGATCATGCAGATCATGATGATTCCTGCTTTAGGTATGCTACTGGGTCTGCTGACGGCCATCTTTATTAGCTATCGTAAGCCAAGAGTTTATAAAAACATCCAAGTTCAAACCAGTCAAGAGCCTGATAACACAGCATCTGATAAGCCAAGCACCTACCGTGCGGTGGTGGCGCTGATTGCCATTGTGATCGCGTTCGTGGCGCATCTATATACAGACTCGCTGTTGATTGGTTCGATGGCAGGCTTTGCGGTGTTCATGGCATCTGGTGTGGTCAAATGGCGTGAAGCGGATGGCGTGTTTAATGACGGCATCAAGATGATGGCGATGATTGGCTTTATCATGATTAGCGCGCAAGGCTTCGCCGAAGTGATGAAGGCGACAGGGCAGATCGATGCATTGGTGGCAGGTGCGATGGACATCTTTGGCGGTAATAAAGGTGTGGCAGCGCTGGTGATGCTGATCATTGGTCTTGTTGTGACTTTGGGGATTGGCTCGTCATTCTCTACTGTGCCGATTCTGGCGGCAATTTATGTGCCATTATGTATGGCGATGGGATTTAGCATGCCTGCGACTGTGGCGCTGATTACGACAGCTGGCGTGCTTGGCGATGCTGGTTCTCCTGCTTCGGATTCAACACTTGGTCCGACCATGGGTCTTAACATCGATGGGCAGCACGACCACATCAAAGACACGGTTATCCCGACTTTCGTGCATTATAATATTCCGCTGATCATTTTTGGCTGGATTGCGGCGATGGTATTGTGA
- a CDS encoding quinone-dependent dihydroorotate dehydrogenase has protein sequence MSYALLRPFLFNMDPEHAHEFTLNMLEKANNAGLLGFGYAKQALPTTCMGVNLLNPVGLAAGLDKNGSHIDALSELGFGFLEIGTVTPRAQSGNDKPRLFRIPQAGAIINRMGFNNEGVDQMIQNIERAKYQGVLGINIGKNAVTPVEKALDDYVYCLERVYPYASYITINISSPNTKNLRSLQGGDALSALLDGIKNCHSRLANDYGFYVPLALKIAPDLDESQVDEIARTVIEFDIDGLIATNTTLSRVGVEDYPHADEMGGLSGRPVSHSSTQILSQFHDRLAGRVDLIGVGGIDEGELAVKKLKAGAKAVQIFSGMIYKGPALVTDCVQAIAGYQDG, from the coding sequence ATGTCATATGCGTTACTTCGTCCGTTCTTGTTTAATATGGATCCAGAGCACGCGCATGAATTCACCTTGAACATGCTTGAAAAAGCCAATAATGCTGGATTGCTGGGCTTTGGCTATGCCAAGCAGGCCTTGCCAACCACTTGCATGGGGGTTAATCTGCTTAATCCTGTGGGCTTGGCGGCCGGCTTAGATAAGAACGGCTCACACATCGATGCGCTCAGCGAGCTAGGATTTGGATTCTTGGAGATTGGCACGGTAACGCCGCGCGCGCAGTCAGGTAACGATAAGCCAAGACTGTTTCGCATTCCGCAGGCGGGCGCGATCATTAACCGCATGGGATTTAATAATGAAGGCGTGGATCAGATGATCCAAAACATCGAACGCGCCAAATACCAAGGCGTGCTTGGCATTAATATCGGTAAGAATGCCGTTACCCCTGTTGAGAAGGCGCTTGATGATTATGTGTACTGCCTAGAGCGTGTCTATCCTTATGCCAGCTACATTACGATCAATATCTCAAGTCCTAACACTAAGAATCTGCGCAGCCTACAAGGCGGAGACGCGCTGTCAGCACTACTAGATGGCATAAAAAACTGCCACAGCAGACTGGCGAATGACTATGGTTTTTATGTGCCGCTTGCCCTAAAGATCGCACCAGATTTGGATGAGTCTCAAGTCGATGAGATTGCACGCACGGTGATTGAGTTTGACATTGATGGTCTGATCGCTACCAATACGACACTATCTCGCGTGGGTGTGGAAGATTATCCACATGCTGATGAGATGGGCGGTCTGTCAGGTCGTCCTGTGAGCCACAGCAGCACGCAGATTTTATCGCAATTCCATGATCGCTTAGCGGGCAGGGTGGATCTGATCGGTGTGGGCGGTATTGATGAAGGTGAGCTTGCGGTCAAGAAACTAAAAGCAGGCGCCAAAGCCGTACAGATATTTTCGGGTATGATTTATAAGGGTCCTGCGCTCGTGACAGATTGCGTTCAGGCTATCGCAGGTTACCAAGACGGCTAA
- a CDS encoding methylated-DNA--[protein]-cysteine S-methyltransferase: MVYLTYGPPFDLPMMVLCVHEGRLCSLHWQNEPTQARFNLSAEPVHLTLQDLNFDGADHVLAHEVTRQLDEYFAGKRRAFDVPLDLSCGTPFQQQVWQALCSIPYNETISYKTLATMIDKPTAYRACANANGKNPISLIVPCHRVIAADGSIGGYTGGIGIKEVLLGVEKGELNYDKSSS, translated from the coding sequence ATGGTTTATCTGACTTATGGACCACCATTTGATTTGCCGATGATGGTATTGTGCGTGCATGAGGGTAGGCTGTGCTCACTGCATTGGCAAAATGAACCTACTCAGGCGCGATTTAACTTGAGTGCTGAGCCAGTTCATCTGACTTTGCAGGACTTGAATTTCGATGGTGCAGATCATGTACTGGCTCATGAGGTGACAAGGCAGCTTGACGAATACTTTGCGGGCAAAAGACGAGCGTTCGATGTGCCGCTTGATTTGTCTTGTGGCACGCCTTTTCAGCAGCAGGTGTGGCAAGCACTTTGCAGCATTCCTTATAACGAGACCATCAGCTACAAAACTTTGGCGACGATGATTGACAAGCCCACTGCCTATCGTGCTTGCGCCAACGCCAATGGTAAAAATCCCATCAGTCTCATCGTTCCGTGTCACCGTGTGATCGCAGCCGATGGCAGTATTGGTGGCTATACCGGCGGCATTGGGATTAAAGAAGTTCTGCTTGGTGTCGAAAAAGGTGAATTAAATTATGATAAATCATCAAGTTGA